Genomic DNA from Prunus persica cultivar Lovell chromosome G1, Prunus_persica_NCBIv2, whole genome shotgun sequence:
CCTCATACAACAGGTCTCCATCAGTTTGATATTGAAACTGGGAAGGTTGTTACAGAGTGGAAGTTTGGGAAAGATGGGACTGATGTTACAATGAGGGATATAACAAATGACAGTAAGGGAGCACAGTTGGACCCTTCGGGATCAACCTTTTTGGGATTGGATGATAACAGGCTTTGCCGGTGGGATATGCGTGATAGGAAAGGGATGGTTCAGGACCTTGCAGCTGCTAGTGGCCCTGTTCTCAATTGGAACCAAGGGCATCAGTTCTCCAGAGGGACTAACTTTCAGTGCTTTGCTAGCACTGGTGATGGCTCAATTGCTGTTGGGTCCCTTGATGGGAAGATCCGGTTGTATTCGAACAGTTCGATGAGGCAGGCGAAAACAGCTTTTCCAGGCCTTGGTTCGCCTATTACTCATGTGGATGTTACCTTTGATGGGAAGTGGATTTTGGGCACAACTGACACCTATTTGATCCTCATCTGCACCATCTTTACTGATAAGGATGGGAAGACAAAGACTGGTTTTGGTGGGCGTATGGGGAATAGAATTTCAGCTCCAAGACTGTTAAAGCTGAGTGCTGTGGATTCACATTTAGCTGGTGTTAATAATAAGTTTCGTAATGCTCAGTTTTCGTGGGTAAGTATACATTTTCAGTCTGTTAGAAATATTATCTGTTTTTGTGTGGGAGTTTGCATGTATTTAttggttcttttctttgtgGTGCTGAAAATATTTGAATCTATCTACTTTAATCTGCATGATTTAGTGGACTGGGTTTGCTCAATACAAATAGCAATAATAGAAAGTACATGTGATCTACGAGTTAGGGTGCAAAAGTATTTTGACTGTGCTCCTGATTATTCtgctccctttttttttttttttttttccatttattgTTTAATTACTTAAGAGGGAGGCTGGGATTGGTTTTACTTAGCAGGTTTCTCCAGGTAGTCCTCTGATGGATTTGAACTAATTTTTCTGACCCTTTTTGCCTTTTATTGCCCTAGTAGTTTGTAGATCAAGAACTCTGATTGCTCTTCTGTTGATTTAACTAATTCTCAATCGGGATCTTTTCCATAGTAATGGGATGGATATAACTTCTAATAATGCCAAATTTTATTTGCTTCTAATGACTTTAGGAAGATTCGAGAACAAGTGCGTCCAAGATCGTTGtcttgcatgattttttgaagGATTTCTGTACTTTGATGATGTTAGGACTGATTTTGGTTGATTGGAACATTGTCCTTGCGTAGCATGTCATTCCTTTTTTAAGATAATGAGTTGTGGGTGGGTGGGGGTTCACCAAATGAAGTTGAGCTTAGGTCtgtttatttatgtattttcatttaataATACACACAATACATCTTTTTGTGAACTCAGCTTGTCTTTTCTTGTAGTTTGGTGATGATCTTGTTTAACATTATTGTTTAGGTCACTGAGAATGGGAAGCAGGAGCGTCATTTAGTTGCAACTGTGGGCAAGTTTAGTGTGATTTGGAACTTTCAACAGGTGAAGGATGGTTCACATGAGTGCTACCGCCACCAGGAGGGCTTGAAGAGCTGCTATTGCTACAAGATAGTCCTTAAGGATGATTCCATTGTTGACAGTCGCTTCATGCATGACAAATTTGCAGTTACTGACTCACCTGAGGCGCCACTTGTGATTGCAACCCCAATGAAAGTTAGCTCCTTCAGCATATCCAGTAGGCGATTATTTTCAGAGACATGAATGACCCTTCATCTGCTTTCAGCTTTTTTTGCTGCATTGATGAAGTTTCAAATACTTTGTTTAGAACTTCcaaattgtattttatgttCTTCGATTAGGGTAAGCTTCTGTAATGAATTATGTCTAATTATACTCACTTTTGGAACAACGTGTAATCATGACTTGTGATATTCAGTGTCTAATGGAATATGTTGTTGATCTAATGATTTGCAAGTGGTTCCATGTTCTTTAGATGTAATTCTTAATTAAGCACGATTTGCTCTGTTTCAATATATACAGAAACCAAAACCCCCTCAAACTAATTGACTCTGAAAATCAAATCCGCCTCAAACCCTCCCTTGTAATTTAAAGATGATATGAATGGATCAGTCCATTACAATACAGCCTCTAATTGCTAAGTGCAGGAACCCAGCATTTTCCCTTTCACAGGGGTTTTTTTGTAATCAATCCTTAATTGCTAAATGTTATGTTTGTGTGGaccctctttttattttttatttttacctaGTTATATATACAAGAAAATTTGTGGACCTGGTGGTGTACGTGGTTCCAGTAAAGTAGCTGGAGACAAAAAGATAGAAGCAGAGAAATGGCAGCTGCAGTGGGGGTTAGAGGTTTCCTTGTGCAGCCATGCTCTTTATCCTTTGTTTCTGATAAGAACGTACTGAAGCACTCATTTGGTGCAGCAAACACTTGCTGGCATGTCAAACCAGCAAAACCTCAAGGTTTTGCCCGACACGTGGCGCATGCCCAGCTGCGCCCTACATGGCTCCCTGGGCTCGACCCCCCACCCTACCTTGATGGAAGGTAAGTCCCTCAAGAAGCTGTTCATAttggtttcattttttcttgctttttttCCCCCTTGTTTAGCTTCACcctctgtgtctctctctgGAGGGGAATTTCGTCTTTTCAATTAGCTTGGCTGGGGATTTTGGGTTTGACCCGCTTGGGCTTGGGGAGGACCCGGAAAGCTTGAGGTGGTATGTGCAGGCAGAGCTGGTTCATGCTCGCTTTGCAATGCTTGGAGTTGCAGGAATTCTTCTAACAGATGTCAGTAGTTTCAAACCTCTTGTCTTTCAATCGCTTCATTCTTTTTAGCTTTTAACTCAATAGAAACGTCCacataaatttcaattatttgacGTTAATGCCTACCACATATTGTAGATAAAAAGTTTGAGGCCAATGTGTAGGATGTATATATGGAGTTGAAACATAGCAATCATTGTggataaaatagaaaaacaactCTCTTTTTTCTAAACTCTTTATCAATTTGTCATGTTTTTGCAATGTTGATGATCATTTTAATACTTTGCTGCAGTTACTGCGTGTAACAGGGCTTCTCAGTATACCAGTTTGGTACAAAGCAGGTGCAGTAAAATTTGGCTTTGCCAATACAGAAACTCTGTTCCTTGTCCAACTAATCTTGATGGGGTAAATTCTCTACCCAGTTTTAACCATTGCCTTGATGATTTACTgaaactttttctttcatcAAGTCAAGAGCGCAAGTCATAATGCAGAAAACAGTTTAATGATTCACATTTTACCATTAAAGAGAGTTTTCTATCTTCTCTTGTGATTTCATGCGTGCAGCTCTACTTATGTTCTGCTTTCCTCCTGATCTGTTTAGATTTGTTGAAACTAAAAGATACATGGATTTCAAAAGTCCTGGATCTCAAGCCCAAGATGGTTCCTTCTTCGGATTGGAAGCTGCACTAGAAGGTTTAGAACCTGGGTAATCTTATTTAACTCAGAACAAAGTTACCATCTTCAGTTTTAAGATAGTAAATCCATGATCTTAGCAAGAACATGTTGGTTCCACTtccaccaaaagaaaaaaggtatttAAAGTTAACATGGATTTGTGGTGTCTTATAATTTATCAGATATCCTGGTGGGCCTTTGTTAAATCCTCTTGGTCTGGCAAAAGATATCAAGAATGCTCATGAATGGAAGCTTAAAGAGATTAAGAATGGTACAATGTGTTTcagtgtttttattattataaaataataaatctcTGCAATTTCAtgagttttcttgttttccagTTTGACTGTTGTTAAATTCTCTTTGTTGCAGGGCGCCTTGCAATGGTAGCCATGCTTGGCATCTTTGTGCAAGCTTCTATTACTCATGTGGGACCAATTGATAATCTTGTGGAGCACCTATCCAACCCATGGCACAGAACCATTGTTCAGACTCTTGCTAACTCTGCTTCTTAAATGTAAATCCAAGTTGGTTTTCCGCATCAGATATAATCTGATGAAATGGGATGTACATCCATTTATAAGTCCCTTCGGCTTTCTCTTCCACTTTTGAGGAAAGATTTTCCAAACATTGGGTTATGTGCCAATGATATTGTATTGTTTTAATACCAGCATCATCTTTGGTCTTGTGTTGATTGTGCATATTGGACATGGATCACATCACAATGTCTAAACATAGAGAAGCACAACTgaaatattttgaatatgtccaTAATATCGCCACATATTACTAATCCACATGTGTAAATAAGAATAGACGACGTGGTcatgttttagaaaataatatcaataaataaaatatattataatataggTGAATTCGTAAACACTAAATCCTAAACGCCGTTTGGAGGAGGAACAAGAATGCGGAATTGAGCTAAAAGTCGGGAATATAAGAGGAGCAATTGACAATTCCCTTGTTTGGCTGCTTAAGCTcagaatttattaaattatgcaCGGAAAAAATCGTGGAAATTGAGGCATCAAATTCCcgagtttaatttccaccaaaataggcatcatttcacaatttctatagtgcaatttataaaattcaacatacataaatccaaacactgaaatcttcaattaccaaaaattgaaatattggaaattaaattccttcattttaagattctatgtaattttcaacTTCTTCATCCAAATGAGAGATTATTTGTTGATGTTACAAGCACTCAAGAATCTCCAACATAttctcaaaaaaagaaaaagaatctcGAACTGTTGGGCTCAATTGTATTAGGCTGCTGTGTCAGGTTCTGGGTCTTAAATCTAGGCCCATATCTGACTATGTTTAGTTAAGCCAAAGTTAGGCCCAACGGGCCAAAGGAAAAAACCTAACGGTTGGCCTGCGTCGGTTTCACGCAAGTAACCAGAcgttcaaaattcaaatctcaGCCATGGTcttaaaagaaggaaagaaagattgATTTGAGTTTCACATTCAATCTTCAGACAAGCCAGACTGCGCAGAAGTTTCGAATCCAAAATTCAAACTCAGGTTagtattgtttttttttgttccttaTGGTAATATTCTGCAgaagttttgggttttgatttggGGTTTTAAGGTTTTTTAGGGTCTTTGATTTGTGTTTCCATTGGGTTCTAGGTTTTTCTATTTCCTAGCTCCATTGGGGAACGATAAATGATTTTGTCTTTGGATTAGGTTTTATTCTGTATATAAAGGGATgaatgttttgattttgagatAAACTGCTCTTTGGGtgccttttcagattttggctTTCCATTATATATTCGATATATAAGTTTCAAGTTAGGTCATTGATTCCTCTGATATTGTTCTGGAAATTATTTAGCAAAATTGCACAAGAACTGGGTTTGTCTATTTATTCGATTGTGTTCTCATCTCAAGACtacaaaccctaaccctaggtCCCTAGCcctgattttttatatttgtctCTCTTTGTAGAATACAATGAGGAAAGGAGCTAAGAGGAAGGTCAGCCAGAGAGAAGACAACAAGGAAAACTCGACCAAGCCAGACAACCACAAAGAACATCCCAGCAAGGCCACCACTCGATCAAAGCGGGTCAAGGCCTCCCACCCCGAATCCGAGCCAGAGTACTTGGAGGAGCCCCGTAACTTGGAAGATCTCTGGAAGGCTGCTTTTCCTGTTGGGACAGAATGGGATCAATTGGACGCGGTGTACCGGTTCAAGTGGGATTTCTCAAATCTGGAACAAGCATTTGAAGAGGGGGGCAAGCTGTTTGGGATTGGGAACAACAAAGTCTATCTCTTTGGTGGTACGGAGCCTCAACAAGTTCCTTTCAAGGGTAAATTGGAAATTGTTTACATACCTATTGTGGTGGCTGTTGTATCACCTTGCCCACCTTCTGATAAAATTGGGATCAAGTCAGTTCAGAGAGAGACTGAAGAAATAGTTCCAATGAAAGAGATGAAGATGGACTGGGTTCCATATATTCCTCTGGACAAGAGAGACCGCCAAGTTGTGGAATATGGGCGAAAATCTCCTCAAATATTTGTGTTGGGATGCACTCAGAGAAGGGCTGCTTTGAAGCACATGAAGATAGACCGTCTAAAGAAATTTGATTACTGCTTGCCATATTTGATGCCAATCAAGGAAGAGGAGCTTGAGCTGAGCACTGAGGTGGACATACTTTTCCCAGCAGAGCCAAATCCACCGGTTTACTGTGTATTTGATTGGCAGTTTGATGAAGTTGAGGAGTTTGCCGATGATCGGATAAAAGAAGAGGAACTATCTGCTGATCAAAAGGATGCCTTCATGGAGTTTGTCAAGGAGAAAGTACGCcagcaaaagagagagaatcgAGAGAAAAAGGAAGCCCGCAGGCAAGCCTTTGAGAAAATGAGTGTGGAAGCTAAAGCAGCATTCGAAAATTTGAAGTATTATAAGTTCTATCCGGTGCAAACAGCGGATACTCCTGACATATCAGCTGTTAAGGCTTCATACATTAATAGGTACTACAACAAGGCTCATGAGGTTCTCTGATTTCACCAAGATCCTTGTTTGGCCTGTGCCTCCTACTGCTGCTACAGTGATTGAACCTTTAGGCTCATGAGGTTCTTTAATTAGTCCAAATTTTTGTaatctttttgttatttgaaCTCATCGGACATGATATGAACACAAGGTTTTATTTCCTCATTTAAATTGGACTACTTATTGTTACGATCTCCTTTGCTAATAAGAACTACATAAAACCCAACTTCTCTTGGGTGCTTCTCCATTGCAATCTTGAGTGCTTGCTATTTCCCAGATTCATTGTTCTTCCAACTTTCCCAAGCTTTTCAGCTCAGACTcctcaatttgggaatttgcTGCTGCAACTCTCGTGTCAGCAAATCATCAACTAACACCCCATTGGTAGTAGCCCATGTTCATTGACTTGATGATTTGTTGAATCTTTTCCCCATCAAGTTAAGACTAAACCTGACACATATGTGTTCCTGTCATTTTCGTTCCATGTGAGATTATGATCAATTCAAACTCGACACGTTAACTTGTCATACTCAAGTACATAAACCGAAACACATTCGCAATTTTTGCATATCATGTCGTGTTTCACCCATTCACACCCACCACGGCGCGCCCCCCTCCTTTTTTTATCCAATCACCCAAGtataaaatgttaaatttcaaataatatcTAGTCTAATTGTGATTTGGTGTAAAAATATTCATGTTTCTGACTGTTTAATTTTAACATTTTAGCgtttatgtg
This window encodes:
- the LOC18791840 gene encoding photosystem I chlorophyll a/b-binding protein 5, chloroplastic, yielding MAAAVGVRGFLVQPCSLSFVSDKNVLKHSFGAANTCWHVKPAKPQGFARHVAHAQLRPTWLPGLDPPPYLDGSLAGDFGFDPLGLGEDPESLRWYVQAELVHARFAMLGVAGILLTDLLRVTGLLSIPVWYKAGAVKFGFANTETLFLVQLILMGFVETKRYMDFKSPGSQAQDGSFFGLEAALEGLEPGYPGGPLLNPLGLAKDIKNAHEWKLKEIKNGRLAMVAMLGIFVQASITHVGPIDNLVEHLSNPWHRTIVQTLANSAS
- the LOC18788698 gene encoding uncharacterized protein LOC18788698, yielding MRKGAKRKVSQREDNKENSTKPDNHKEHPSKATTRSKRVKASHPESEPEYLEEPRNLEDLWKAAFPVGTEWDQLDAVYRFKWDFSNLEQAFEEGGKLFGIGNNKVYLFGGTEPQQVPFKGKLEIVYIPIVVAVVSPCPPSDKIGIKSVQRETEEIVPMKEMKMDWVPYIPLDKRDRQVVEYGRKSPQIFVLGCTQRRAALKHMKIDRLKKFDYCLPYLMPIKEEELELSTEVDILFPAEPNPPVYCVFDWQFDEVEEFADDRIKEEELSADQKDAFMEFVKEKVRQQKRENREKKEARRQAFEKMSVEAKAAFENLKYYKFYPVQTADTPDISAVKASYINRYYNKAHEVL